In Thermodesulfobacteriota bacterium, the sequence TTTTCCTGGTAGTGGTCGTTCAGGGGAACGACGATTGCTCCCAGGGTGGAGATGGCGAAATAGCTCTTCACAAAGTCCAAGCTATTCGGCAGTAGCATGGCCACACGGTCACCTTGACGAACTCCTATGCTTCGTAATTTCGCTGCCAGTGAGGCTATACTTTTTTCCAATTGGGAATAACTGACTGTTTTATTCCCCTCCACAACGGCTACTCGTCTGCTATTTTGTCTGGCGACGTCCGCAAACATCTCTGGCAGTGTTTTCATTTGATTTACCTCCTCCTCAGAGACTAATGTTGGTTATTTGAACGCTTAATTGCTGCAAAGATGAGTGGGCAATCATTAGGTAAGCCCGTTCACCCTTCGACTGCGCTCAGGATGAGCGGATTTGCATCCGCTAGGAATGATGATAACAGGGAAAGAACTCAACCTACCGAAAATCCGGGAAAATAAATATATTGGTTGTCATTTCGAATACAGCGGAGAGAAATCATAAACGAGCAGTAAATTTTCTTTGCACGTAGCGCAGCTAATGTGCTCAGAGCAGGCTCTTGGGTATAGAAACTTCCTCTTGAATTAGCCAAGAAGGGTTCGCAGATAACCAAGTGCGATGTAGACTGTTCCTTCAATAAAATTTAACAAGACGCGGCTGTTTGATTAAATCTTGATTAGTACAAGTTTTAATGCCTTCGGGTATAAGCTTTACCGGGCACCCAGACAAGGCTTCTAACCCGTGGTTTTTTTCAAAACGTGCTCAGTCAACGTGCCGATGCTCTTCACCAGGTCCACGGTCAATTCGTTATCGCTGATTTCGATATCGAACTCTTTTTCAATTGCTGCCACCAGGGCCATAGCTTCTATAGAGTCAAGGCCGATGCCTCGTCCTAGGAGTGGGGTATCCGGGCTTATATCTGTGAGCAGAGCGGGTTTAATTTCGAATTTGGAGATTAAAATCTTTTTAATTTTTTCTTCTATCGTGTATAGCTTTTCTTTCATCATTTTGTCCATCAGGTAAGGGAAGTTGAGCCAGAAGCTAACGATTTAAATATTATTTAGAGGTCCTTTACTGTATTTCAATAACCTGCGGCCTTCGGTTAACTGAGATCTCTTTAATCAAGCTCAAATAATGCCTTAGATGAGCTTCGGCCGTAAATCTGCTCTGAAAAGCCTCGTAACCGGAGATACCTAAATTGCTTCTATACGATGGCTCCATCAGCAGGCGGTCCATGGATGTCATCAACTCTTCTTCTGTATTATAGGCTATACCACCGCCGCTCTCCTCAACAATTTCTGTCATCCCGCCAATATCCCTGACTATAACCGGCGTCTGCTGGCTGAAAGCCTCTATGATCACTAGAGGGAAAACCTCAAAGCATATCGAGGGAACTATTAGAGCCACTGCGTTTCGGTATAGAGGTCGCAA encodes:
- a CDS encoding phosphopantetheine-binding protein, with protein sequence MMKEKLYTIEEKIKKILISKFEIKPALLTDISPDTPLLGRGIGLDSIEAMALVAAIEKEFDIEISDNELTVDLVKSIGTLTEHVLKKTTG